The Gammaproteobacteria bacterium DNA window GGATTGATATGTCTTGAATTTCATAGTCATAACTAATCTCAACACTCTGCTTTAACATCATAGACACTGAACAATACTTCTCTGATGTCAACTCTACGGCACGTTTAACTTGCTTATCTTGAAGACCAGCACCTTTAACAATATAGTGGACATGAATTTCAGTAAAAACAGCCGGAATTTCATCGCCTCGCTGGGCGGTAATTTCCACGATACAATCGTCGATAGCCACTCGAGATTTTTGCAGAATGCTAACAATATCAAAGGATGTACAACCACCAAGACCGAGCAAAATCATTTCCATAGGCCTAGGGCCCAGGTTACGACCGCCGTGCTCGGGAGAACCGTCCATGACCACAGAATGGCCGCTCGCAGCCTCTCCAACGAAGCTCATATGGTCTAACCATTTTATTCGTACATTCATTTGCTACCTTTCATTCTTCCTTAAATCGACACAGGGAACTTCCTATCCTAGACTTCATCAAAATAAACGAGAAGTTAGAGGTTCTTTGTGTCAAACCTACAAATTAAAATGCCTACAGTTGATCCCACAGTTGCACGCTTGCTAGAGAATTGCCATACCAAGCGATATGCTAATGCTAGCCGCATTATCCATGCTGGCGACCCTTCTACAACGCTTTATTATATAACTGGCGGTTCTGTCAGTGTAATGATTGAAGATGAGACCGGCCACGAAATGGTCTTGGCTTATTTAAATCAAGGCGACTTTTTTGGTGAGATGGGTTTATTCGAAGAAGATGAGCGTAGCGCACTTGTTGTTGCACGTGGTGAATGTGAAGTGGCCGAAATCAGCTACACCAAATTCCGCGAATTAGCTCACCAAGATCCAGATATCATGATGTTACTTGCCGGTCAGATGACGCGTCGTCTTCGTGCCACTAGTCGTAAAGTAATCAATCTCGCATTCCTAGATGTTGCAGGTCGCGTGGCCAGAACTTTACTAGATCTGGCACATCAGCCTGACGCAATGACACATCCTGATGGCATGCAAATCCGTATTACTCGTCAAGAGATTGCTAAAATTGTGGGTTGCTCTCGCGAAATGGCAGGTCGTGTATTAAAAGAACTTGAAGAACAAGGGCTAATTACTGCACACGGCAAGACAATCGTAGTATTCGGTACTCGATAATTAGATCTTGGCAATAGAGCTTACTAAATCTTACTAGTAAGCTCTATCAGCAAAAAATAATTCCTTAAGTTTTACCCCCGGATCCGGGGCACGCATAAACGCCTCTCCCACCAAGAACGAATTTATTCCATTATCTTGCATCATCTTGATGTCTTCTTGTGTATGAATTCCGCTTTCAGTCACAATCAAACAATCGTCTGGAATCATTTCTTTTAGACGCAGGCTTGTCTGCAGATCCACATCAAATGTATGTAGATTCCTATTGTTAATTCCTAACATCGTGGGATTAAGTGTTAAGGCAAGCTTAAGTTCATCCTCATTATGCACTTCAATCAGCACATCCATATTTTGCTCTTTAGCTAACTCATATAGAGAAGTTAGTTTTTCATCATCTAACGCCGCAACAATTAATAGAATGCAGTCAGCACCAAGCACACGTGACTCATAAATTTGGAAAGGATCAATAATAAAATCTTTGCGAATAGCGGGTAACGAACATGCCTTTCGCGCTAATTCTAAAACAGGCCCACCACCTTTAAAAAATTCATTATCAGTTAATACTGACATACAGGTCGCGCCACCAAACTGATAACTGCGCGCAATGGCCATGGGATCAAAATCTTCGCGAATAATGCCTTGGCTAGGTGACGCACGTTTAATCTCTGCAATCACACCTGCTTTATTAGCGCTGGCTGCTCCACGCAACATCATTTCAAACGGGCGCTTAGCATCCCCCTCTTTTGACCACTCTTTCATTTGATCAAATGTGACTCGTGTTTGCTTCTCAGCAATTTCTTTTACTTTATGCGAAAGTATTTTAGCGAGTATTTCCGGTTTATCTTCAACCATAGTTAAATTTCGATTTGATTTTTCTATATGTTATTTGTGAATTCTATTAATTGTGCCAGCGTCTGTTGCGCTGCTTTAGATGTTAATTGCTGCTTAGCTATTTTAACTCCCGCATTTAAAGAGTCGGCTTTACCTGCGACATAAATTGCAGCGCCTGCATTCAGACATACAATGTCAGCAGCAGCTCCTGACTCGCCATTTAATACCGATGCAATAATATTTGCACTATCTGACACACTAGTTACTTTGATAGCATCTAACACATTACGCTCTAAACCAAAATCTTCTGGTTTGACTTGATAGCTATTAATCTTTCCGTCTCGCAACTCACAAATGTTAGTCACACTGGAAATACTAATTTCATCTAGCCCATCTTCAGCATGAACCACTAATGCATGCTCTGTTCCTAACGATTGCAAGACATGAGCAAGCGGCTCTAACCATTGATCATCGAACACGCCTAACACTTGCCGCTGCGCATTAGCAGGATTGGTTAACGGCCCAAGCAAGTTAAACAATGTGCGCACACCCAATTCTTTACGCGGGCCAATGGCATGCTTCATACAACTATGGTGCATGGGTGCAAACATGAATCCTATCCCAACCTGTTCAACGCAAGTGGCTATCTGTTCTGGGGCTAGCTCTAACTTCACCCCTAGTTCTTCTAATACATCAGCGCTTCCTGATTTACTTGATACCGATCTATTCCCATGCTTGGCAATTTTAACGCCGGCACTTGCGGCCACTATTGATGACGCTGTTGAGATATTAAATGTTTTCTGACCATCACCCCCAGTACCACAGGTGTCTACTAATGGTTGCGCATCAACTTTCACCTTGCTAGAAAGATTGCGCATCACGCGTGCTGCTGCTGACAACTCATCAACACATTCTCCCTTCATACGCAATGCTATGATGAAGCCTGCTATCTGTGCAGAGGTCGCCTCTCCTTGCATGATGATGTTCATGGCAGATTCCATCTGCTCAGGACTGAGATCACGTTTCGCTAACACTTGTTCAAGTGCTTGTTGTATAGACATACTCATTAGTTTTGTTCTATAAAGTTTTGTAAAAGGTGATGACCAAAGTCAGTTAAAATTGATTCCGGATGAAATTGTACGCCCTCTATTGCAAGATCCTTATGTCGTACACCCATAATTTCATCAATGTCTCCATTATCTTTTTGCGTCCAGGCGGTAACCTCTAAACAATCCGGTAAAGATTGTTTCTCAATAACCAATGAATGATATCGGGTCGCAGTAAAAGGTAAGTCACAATCATTAAATACATGTTTATTAAGATGGTGCACTGGTGACGTTTTGCCATGCATAATGTCATTGGCTCTCACAATCTTGCCTCCAAATGCTTGACCTATAGTTTGATGACCCAAACACACACCAAGAATTGGAAATTTCCCTGCCAGCTTATCTACAATATCTAAAGATATACCTGCTTCGTTGGGTGTACATGGCCCAGGCGACAACACAATATAGTCTGGTTGTAACTGAGTGATTTCACGTATGCCAATATGGTCATTGCGCACCACTTTTACTTGTTGTTCGAGCTCCCCAAAGTATTGAACTAGGTTATAGGTAAAAGAATCATAGTTATCGATCATTAATATCATTATCTTGATCCTGCTTTTTCTGCAAGCGCCGCAGCACGTAGTACTGCTTTGGCTTTATTTAGCGTTTCAATCCATTCATTATCTGGCACCGAGTCATACACAATACCCGCGCCCGCTTGAACTGAGATAATGCCATCTTTAATCACTGCGGTTCTAATGGCAATGGCGGTATCCATGTCGCCATTCCAAGAAATATATCCTATAGCACCAGAATACACACCGCGTTTAATCGGCTCCAGCTCATCAATAATTTCCATGGCTCGAATCTTTGGTGCTCCCGAAACTGTCCCTGCCGGAAAAGTCGCGCGTAACACATCGATACATGATTGATCTGATGCTAATTTGCCTTTTACATTTGAAACAATATGCATAACATGTGAGTAGCGCTCTACTATCATTTTGTCTGTTAACTCAACCGTGCCAACTTCAGCGATACGACCTATGTCATTTCGCCCCAAATCAATTAGCATTAAATGTTCGGCTAACTCTTTTGGATCAGCTAACAATTCTCGTTCTAATTCATTGTCTGTTTGTTCATCATTTCCACGCGGTCGAGTACCTGCAATAGGACGTACAGTAACTTCTTCGCCTTCTTGTCGCACAAGGATTTCTGGTGATGAACCAACAATCTCAAAATCTCCCATATTTAAATAATACATATAGGGTGAAGGGTTCAATCGACGCAAATGGCGATACACATCAATGGCGCTGCCGTTAAATTCTGCATTCAGTCGTTGAGATAAGACAACTTGCATGACATCACCCGCAGCAATGTAGTGTTTTGCCTTAATGACCGCTTGCTTGAAACCTTTTTCACTAAAACCTGATACAAAATCTAATTCAGCCACTTCACCATCATGAACAGACAATGGTGAAGATGGCACATTGTTTTTCAACCCAAGTGCAAGTTCGTCGATGCGCATTTGTGCATTGACGAAACCTTGATCTTGCGCAATAGCAAGCACTACAATATAGGCAGACCCTTTTAAATTATCGAACACTAAAATTTCAGTTGACAGCATTAATACGATATCTGCTGTACCAAATTCATCAGGATTTAAGCACTTACCTAATTTGGGTTCCACATAACGAATTGTATCGTAGCCAAAGTAACCTACTAAGCCCCCCACAAATCGTGGCAAACCTTCTAGATCAGGGACTTTAAAACGATCTCGATATTGATCGATCCATCGCAAAGGATCGACTTGCTCGGTGCTTTCTACGCACTCTCCATTTTTAATAACTTCAATTTGCTCACCACGTACTCGTAAGCTTTCATCGCATTGCAAACCAATAATTGAATATCGCCCCCAACGCTCTCCACCTTGCACAGATTCAAATAAGAAACTGTTAGATGAATTTGCTAATTTTAAGTATGCACTCAAAGGGGTATCTAGATCGGCTGCAACCTCTCTAAAGACGGGGATATGAGTATAGCCTTGGTTGGCTAAATCAGAAAATTGTTGTTTGTTCATGGAAGTTTACTTTCATAGATAATAGTGTGGACACAGAATTCACTTAGCAATACAACGCCAATTGATATCAAATCGCCAACACTTACTACAAAATATAAACATTCATTAAACTCTTTTTGGGATAAGCCCAATAAAATTAAATAAGTTAAAATAAATTAGCAATCTCTTCCAAACTGTTCACACAGATTGGTTGATACTTTTCTATAGAAACGCCGCGATTATAGCCATAGGAGACGTAAATTGCACCCGTCCCAGCACAATTTGCGGTAGCAATATCGGTTTCTGAATCACCGATCATATAACCTTTGCAAGGATCACCAGACAATTGCCGTACTGCTTCTAATAACATGGCAGGGTCAGGCTTTTGCGTGGACATATCATCGCCACAGACTAGCGCTTGGAAAAAATCTGCCATTGCTAGCTTTTCTAATAATGGGGGTGTGAATTTTCTTGGTTTATTGGTGACACAAGCCAGGGGAATATTTTGCTTGGTGAAATGCTCAAGCACTTCAATACACCCAGGATACAAGGTCGTTTTTACTGCAATATTTTTCTCATAAGCAACGAAAAATAGCGACTTAGCATTTTCATACATCTCATTGCTGGGTTCCTCGTCCATTGCATGCGTCAAAGCACGTTCTATTAATTTAGCAGCTCCATTACCAATCCAAGTGCGCGCAAGCGTTTCATCGACAACTTCAAGTTCTAGCTGTTCTAACATTTCGTTCACACTGAAAGTAATATCAGGAACGCTATCGACCAAAGTCCCATCCAGATCGAAGCAAAGCCATTGCGGCAACGCAAGCGACATTCTTTGGACCTAAAGAATTAGCTAGCTTTATCTATTTCAGCACGCATAGCTGAAATAGTTTTTTGATAATCATCTGAGTTAAATATTGCAGAACCTGCAACGAATGTATCTGCGCCTGCTGCTTTTATTTTCCCAATGTTATCAATCTTAACCCCACCATCAATTTCTAAACGAATTGACAAGCCTGAATGATCAATTATTTTCCGTGCTGCTTTGAGCTTATCAAGACTCGACTCTATAAATGCTTGTCCACCAAATCCTGGGTTGACAGACATCAGTAACACCATATCAACTTTCTCAAGCACATAATCTAGATAGTGAAGTGGGGTCGCTGGATTAAATACCAAACCACTCATGCACCCCGAATCGCGTATCAATTGTAAACTCCTATCAATATGATCAGCAGCTTCAGGGTGAAAAGTAATAATGCTAGCACCAGCTTTTGCAAAGTCACTAATTAGCCGATCTACCGGAGAAACCATTAAATGCACGTCAATTGGCGCAGATACACCGTGTTTTCTTAGCGCTTCACACACCAACGGGCCAATCGTTAGATTAGGAACATAATGATTATCCATCACATCGAAATGGACTGTATCTGCACCAGCGGCAAGCACATTATCTACTTCCTCACCTAAACGTGCGAAGTCTGCTGAGAGTATTGAAGGGGCAATCCAGTTTTCCATGTCTATCTACCGCAAAAAATGGCTACTTTAACGTAGCCTAATCGTTTTTGCATGCGCTAAACCATAATTTCTATGAAACTGATATCTAATCTGCTCTATAATTTCTTGGAATAAAAACAAATCTAAACGCAAGTCTTATGAATATAGAACCTTATTACTTTTCCATCGCCATTAGCTTACATGTGCTTGCTGCAGTTGTTTGGGTTGGCGGAATGTTTTTTGCCTATATGGCACTTCGGCCAGTGGCTGCGAATCTATTAGAACCTGCCGTACGACTAGCTTTATGGTCCCGTACATTGACGAGATTTTTTATTTGGGTCTGGCTGGCAATTATTATTATTCCACTTACAGGTTACTGGATGATCTTCTCAGCCTTTAATGGATTTGCTGGTGTTGCCTGGTATATTCACGTGATGCAAGCTTTAGGTATTGTGATGATTTTGATTTTCTTGCATGTTTTCTTTGCTCCATTTATGCGTTTGCGCCGCGCAGTCAACGAAGAAAATTATCAAGAAGGAGGTAAAAACTTAGCTCAATTACGCAAGTTAATTGGATTAAATTTACTACTTGGATTGCTCACAGTTATTACTGCCATCGGCCTAGAACATGTGCCACTCTAACTAGCTAGATATACAGCAAAGCAGACAAAAAGGCCGCTTGAGTATTCAAGCAGCCTTTTTAAACTAAGTTTCTATTTTGCGATTATTGACACGCTAGACTTGAGTAATATGCTGCAAGATTAGCCATATCTTCATCACTTAAACCTGCAACCATCGGCGCCATTTGGGCATTTTTACGAGTCCCATCTTTAAATGCTTTTAACGATGCAATGAGATATTGCTCTTTTTGACCAGCAAGGTTAGGCCAAATTGGTGTAGGGCTGATTCCAGCTCCACCATGACATGCCGCACATACTGCCGACTTTGCTTTACCTGCTTCCACATCACCCGCATTTGCTGTTGTAGCAAATAATGCCACACTAGTGATTAACCCTAATAAAATTGATTTCTTCATTAAAAAACTCCTGTATTTGAAACTGATTCCAACTAATAAGCGCGGACATTGTACAATTATCAGCACAATAGACAAACAATCTAGCTAGATTGCATGACCTCAATCATATTTGTATCAATAAATTCACCAAACAATTACTCATTACCAAGTCCCAACTCAAGCTCTGCTACAATATCGTTGTCTTTAAACTGAATCGCTATATGTATGACCATTTTTCAGTCACTAGGTTTCTTGCGTATTTCATTATTAGCATTAGGTCTAATTAACGCTTTATTAAGCCCTAAACCTGGCACAGCAATTAGTCATACAGGGTTTGAAGTAATCCCTACATTAGTCGCACCCGCTTCAGCACCTATCATCATTATGGTGATCTTGTTCGATGCCTTAATGTCTAAAATTCGCGCAAGCGATTCCACTGGTGAAGAGAGTAAAAAATTCAAAACTATTATGTGGACGGAACTAGGAGTAGTCGCCTTTATGGTAATGGCCTGGTTACCTTACTACTTGGCAATCGGAAAATAATATAAATGCTAGGCTGGTTTTGGTCAGGGTGTATTGTCTTTTCATTTTTTGCTTGCTTGCTACAACTAGTA harbors:
- a CDS encoding CopD family protein; the encoded protein is MNIEPYYFSIAISLHVLAAVVWVGGMFFAYMALRPVAANLLEPAVRLALWSRTLTRFFIWVWLAIIIIPLTGYWMIFSAFNGFAGVAWYIHVMQALGIVMILIFLHVFFAPFMRLRRAVNEENYQEGGKNLAQLRKLIGLNLLLGLLTVITAIGLEHVPL
- a CDS encoding aminodeoxychorismate/anthranilate synthase component II encodes the protein MILMIDNYDSFTYNLVQYFGELEQQVKVVRNDHIGIREITQLQPDYIVLSPGPCTPNEAGISLDIVDKLAGKFPILGVCLGHQTIGQAFGGKIVRANDIMHGKTSPVHHLNKHVFNDCDLPFTATRYHSLVIEKQSLPDCLEVTAWTQKDNGDIDEIMGVRHKDLAIEGVQFHPESILTDFGHHLLQNFIEQN
- the trpE gene encoding anthranilate synthase component I, producing MNKQQFSDLANQGYTHIPVFREVAADLDTPLSAYLKLANSSNSFLFESVQGGERWGRYSIIGLQCDESLRVRGEQIEVIKNGECVESTEQVDPLRWIDQYRDRFKVPDLEGLPRFVGGLVGYFGYDTIRYVEPKLGKCLNPDEFGTADIVLMLSTEILVFDNLKGSAYIVVLAIAQDQGFVNAQMRIDELALGLKNNVPSSPLSVHDGEVAELDFVSGFSEKGFKQAVIKAKHYIAAGDVMQVVLSQRLNAEFNGSAIDVYRHLRRLNPSPYMYYLNMGDFEIVGSSPEILVRQEGEEVTVRPIAGTRPRGNDEQTDNELERELLADPKELAEHLMLIDLGRNDIGRIAEVGTVELTDKMIVERYSHVMHIVSNVKGKLASDQSCIDVLRATFPAGTVSGAPKIRAMEIIDELEPIKRGVYSGAIGYISWNGDMDTAIAIRTAVIKDGIISVQAGAGIVYDSVPDNEWIETLNKAKAVLRAAALAEKAGSR
- the trpC gene encoding indole-3-glycerol phosphate synthase TrpC, which produces MVEDKPEILAKILSHKVKEIAEKQTRVTFDQMKEWSKEGDAKRPFEMMLRGAASANKAGVIAEIKRASPSQGIIREDFDPMAIARSYQFGGATCMSVLTDNEFFKGGGPVLELARKACSLPAIRKDFIIDPFQIYESRVLGADCILLIVAALDDEKLTSLYELAKEQNMDVLIEVHNEDELKLALTLNPTMLGINNRNLHTFDVDLQTSLRLKEMIPDDCLIVTESGIHTQEDIKMMQDNGINSFLVGEAFMRAPDPGVKLKELFFADRAY
- a CDS encoding cytochrome c, with translation MKKSILLGLITSVALFATTANAGDVEAGKAKSAVCAACHGGAGISPTPIWPNLAGQKEQYLIASLKAFKDGTRKNAQMAPMVAGLSDEDMANLAAYYSSLACQ
- the crp gene encoding cAMP-activated global transcriptional regulator CRP, yielding MPTVDPTVARLLENCHTKRYANASRIIHAGDPSTTLYYITGGSVSVMIEDETGHEMVLAYLNQGDFFGEMGLFEEDERSALVVARGECEVAEISYTKFRELAHQDPDIMMLLAGQMTRRLRATSRKVINLAFLDVAGRVARTLLDLAHQPDAMTHPDGMQIRITRQEIAKIVGCSREMAGRVLKELEEQGLITAHGKTIVVFGTR
- a CDS encoding OsmC family protein translates to MNVRIKWLDHMSFVGEAASGHSVVMDGSPEHGGRNLGPRPMEMILLGLGGCTSFDIVSILQKSRVAIDDCIVEITAQRGDEIPAVFTEIHVHYIVKGAGLQDKQVKRAVELTSEKYCSVSMMLKQSVEISYDYEIQDISIQS
- the trpD gene encoding anthranilate phosphoribosyltransferase, coding for MSIQQALEQVLAKRDLSPEQMESAMNIIMQGEATSAQIAGFIIALRMKGECVDELSAAARVMRNLSSKVKVDAQPLVDTCGTGGDGQKTFNISTASSIVAASAGVKIAKHGNRSVSSKSGSADVLEELGVKLELAPEQIATCVEQVGIGFMFAPMHHSCMKHAIGPRKELGVRTLFNLLGPLTNPANAQRQVLGVFDDQWLEPLAHVLQSLGTEHALVVHAEDGLDEISISSVTNICELRDGKINSYQVKPEDFGLERNVLDAIKVTSVSDSANIIASVLNGESGAAADIVCLNAGAAIYVAGKADSLNAGVKIAKQQLTSKAAQQTLAQLIEFTNNI
- a CDS encoding phosphoglycolate phosphatase is translated as MSLALPQWLCFDLDGTLVDSVPDITFSVNEMLEQLELEVVDETLARTWIGNGAAKLIERALTHAMDEEPSNEMYENAKSLFFVAYEKNIAVKTTLYPGCIEVLEHFTKQNIPLACVTNKPRKFTPPLLEKLAMADFFQALVCGDDMSTQKPDPAMLLEAVRQLSGDPCKGYMIGDSETDIATANCAGTGAIYVSYGYNRGVSIEKYQPICVNSLEEIANLF
- the rpe gene encoding ribulose-phosphate 3-epimerase; amino-acid sequence: MENWIAPSILSADFARLGEEVDNVLAAGADTVHFDVMDNHYVPNLTIGPLVCEALRKHGVSAPIDVHLMVSPVDRLISDFAKAGASIITFHPEAADHIDRSLQLIRDSGCMSGLVFNPATPLHYLDYVLEKVDMVLLMSVNPGFGGQAFIESSLDKLKAARKIIDHSGLSIRLEIDGGVKIDNIGKIKAAGADTFVAGSAIFNSDDYQKTISAMRAEIDKAS